Proteins found in one Fusarium oxysporum Fo47 chromosome V, complete sequence genomic segment:
- a CDS encoding armadillo-type protein, producing MNFLKSAVASAIAQGPPFPYNFGDKVDIDESIWTLYNGTKREDGSNCSIFSFDITTNRSQLPLAKNALKKLRTLRHPGVIKLLDAVETETYIYIATERVVPLRWDVRRKSLSPETIKWGLHSVARTIKFINEDASSIHGSIKVGSIYTSESGEWKLGGFDVLSSLKDDESIIYTYGSLVPDAGRYSPPELARGGWDVIKKNPHTAVDAFNLGTLIFEVFNGDYNGADQAGQTKSIPPSMQSSYKRLCNANPKARISVGAFLDQGNRNGSFFDSSLIKLTEGIDNLDIKPPDEREEFLTGLDELSDDFPEEFFKLKVMPELMKSAEFGGGGPRAVSVVLKIASKLPKDDFDSKITPFIIRLFGNPDRAIRVCLLDSLPLMIDQLSQKIVNDKIFPQLITGFTDVTPVVREQTLKSVLVIITKLSDRTINGDLLKQLARTANDEQPGIRTNTTICLGKIAKHLGTSSRSKVLIAAFTRSLRDPFVHARNASLMALGATAEYFTDEDSACRILPVISPVLIDKEKIVRDSATRTMDIYLQKIKKAASAMPESVLPPPQTNDGSAPRMSTPQPNENTAGGWAGWAISSFTNKISAAAGEIHAESDSRAASPGPAPSPNSEPKKPATSTASSLHRQAVKSPPATLSRNSSHTASVVADSFLPADDGDDAGDSWGDMNDDFDSFDSPGQSSKQPATTTASAATFDDGEPDFAGWLAAQSQKKPTKALPKGLSKSSAAKKPAAKSATKPIAAKKIDMKPKETDDDDGWGDGW from the exons ATGAACTTTCTCAAATCTGCCGTGGCCTCGGCCATTGCACAAGGCCCTCCCTTTCCATACAACTTTGGCGACAAGGTTGATATCGATGAGTCTATCTGGACACTGTACAATGGTACCAAGAGG GAAGATGGTTCAAACTGCAGCATCTTTTCCTTCGATATCACCACCAACCGATCCCAACTCCCCCTAGCCAAGAATGCCCTAAAGAAGCTCCGAACACTACGGCACCCAGGCGTGATCAAACTTCTAGATGCGGTCGAG ACAGAGACGTATATCTACATTGCGACCGAACGAGTAGTACCCCTACGGTGGGACGTTCGAAGAAAGAGTCTCAGCCCTGAGACGATAAAATGGGGCTTGCATAGCGTTGCG CGCACCATAAAATTCATCAACGAAGATGCTTCCTCGATCCACGGCAGCATCAAAGTTGGATCGATATATACTTCAGAGAGTGGCGAGTGGAAGCTCGGTGGCTTTGATGTTCTTAGCAGCCTCAAGGACGATGAGTCAATAATATAT ACATACGGTAGCTTGGTACCTGATGCGGGTCGATACTCTCCTCCAGAGTTGGCGCGAGGCGGATGGGATGTTATCAAGAAGAATCCCCATACAGCAGTAGACGCATTTAATCTTGGAACATTGATCTTTGAAGTTTTCAACGGCGATTACAATGGAGCTGATCAGGCTGGCCAAACGAAGAGCATCCCCCCTTCAATGCAGTCCAGTTATAAGCGTCTGTGTAACGCCAACCCAAAGGCTCGAATCAGTGTGGGAGCATTCCTTGATCAAGGCAACCGAAATGGCTCTTTCTTTGACAGCTCTCTCATCAAGCTGACCGAGGGTATCGATAACCTGGATATCAAACCGCCAGATGAACGAGAAGAGTTCCTTAC TGGACTGGATGAACTGAGCGATGACTTCCCAGAAGAGTTCTTCAAGCTAAAGGTTATGCCGGAGCTGATGAAGTCCGCTGAATTCGGTGGCGGTGGCCCTAGGGCTGTGTCCGTAGTTCTCAAAATCGCATCTAAACTTCCCAAGGACGACTTCGATTCAAAGATTACACCCTTCATCATTCGCCTGTTTGGAAATCCCGATCGTGCTATCCGGGTGTGCTTATTGGATAGCCTTCCTTTGATGATTGATCAGCTATCACAGAAGATCGTCAACGACAAGATCTTTCCACAATTG ATCACTGGCTTCACTGATGTTACACCGGTAGTGCGAGAACAGACGCTCAAGTCTGTTCTGGTCATCATCACTAAGCTCTCGGACCGCACAATCAACGGTGACCTCCTCAAACAACTTGCAAGAACCGCAAACGACGAGCAACCGGGCATTCGAACAAACACGACTATCTGCTTGGGGAAGATTGCAAAGCACCTAGGTACTTCGTCCCGCTCAAAGGTTCTTATTGCCGCCTTCACAAGGTCACTCAGAGATCCATTTGTTCATGCCCGAAATGCTTCCTTAATGGCCTTGGGTGCCACTGCGGAGTACTTCACTGATGAGGATAGCGCATGCAGGATCCTGCCCGTTATCTCTCCTGTCCTGATTGATAAGGAGAAGATTGTTCGCGACTCTGCTACTCGTACTATGGATATATATCtccaaaagatcaagaaggcagCTTCTGCCATGCCTGAAAGCGTtttgcctcctcctcagacTAATGATGGCTCAGCTCCACGGATGAGCACCCCACAGCCAAACGAAAACACCGCAGGTGGCTGGGCAGGCTGGGCAATCTCTTCCTTTACAAACAAAATCTCTGCGGCTGCAGGCGAAATTCACGCGGAGTCAGACTCCCGTGCTGCTTCACCTGGGCCCGCGCCCTCACCTAACTCCGAGCCAAAGAAGCCGGCAACGAGCACCGCCTCATCACTTCACCGCCAAGCAGTCAAATCTCCCCCAGCAACCCTCTCACGAAACTCTTCACATACCGCAAGTGTAGTAGCTGACTCATTCTTACCTGCCGACGATGGTGACGATGCTGGAGACTCGTGGGGAGATATGAACGATGACTTCGACAGTTTCGACTCTCCCGGCCAATCGTCCAAACAGCCTGCGACAACGACTGCATCTGCTGCCACttttgatgatggcgagCCTGACTTTGCTGGATGGCTGGCTGCTCAATCACAGAAAAAGCCCACCAAGGCCTTGCCAAAGGGTTTATCAAAATCAAGTGCGGCTAAGAAGCCTGCGGCTAAATCGGCCACGAAACCAATTGCTGCAAAAAAGATTGATATGAAGCCGAAGGAGAcagatgacgatgatggttGGGGCGATGGCTGGTAA
- a CDS encoding uncharacterized protein (expressed protein): MKANRYPGSRPNTHRGEHSAPLKSLTLIFIFPHRTQQCSTLSLQLPAQPPDFISTSLKMAQGTVKKLGRATPAKITHSKRQASKVHKPKKTKASVDKVHKKFTSGMTARTEALLGERAGHLELLGQGKKKTDKKTTQKGGSKKFG; this comes from the coding sequence ATGAAGGCCAATCGATATCCTGGCTCTAGACCGAATACTCACCGAGGTGAGCATTCCGCCCCACTAAAATCGCTCACCTTGATTTTTATTTTTCCCCACCGGACCCAACAGTGTTCGACTCTCTCGCTCCAACTTCCTGCGCAACCACCAGATTTTATCTCAACGTCCCTCAAAATGGCTCAAGGCACCGTCAAAAAGCTCGGACGAGCAACCCCGGCCAAGATCACACACTCCAAGCGCCAAGCATCGAAAGTGCATAAACCCAAGAAGACAAAAGCGAGCGTCGACAAGGTGCACAAGAAATTCACAAGCGGCATGACGGCGCGCACAGAAGCGCTCCTTGGTGAGCGCGCAGGACATCTGGAATTGCTTGGAcagggaaagaagaagacggatAAAAAGACGACTCAAAAGGGCGGCTCGAAGAAATTTGGTTAA
- a CDS encoding pyridoxal phosphate-dependent transferase — MSDLFNLDVQRTRLSRRHGPEPGSAPAPTLPELSAIQTAEAKLPRPDSEDYLRGVSQEDVVRHIIRDIIPACNGQGSSSRYYGFVTGGTLPIAEWADNVVSRLDQNVQVHLPAQTIATTLEDAALEMLVSLLRLGDWRGRTFTTGATGSNVLGLACGREAILEERGQSIGEVGLLAACLSAGIRELQILTSAGHSSLSKAASVVGFGRGAVKELRLSDSEPWRLDLEALERELQKKDTASVIALSAGEVNTGRYALTGVEEMRKVRELADRYGAWIHVDGAFGIFARALPEEDDYKILRNRVEGIELADSITVDGHKLLNVPYDCGMFLTRSPAILQSVFTNPNAAYLSTGGASTIPSPLNVGLENSRRFRALPAYAVLLSEGRPGMANLLANMTALSRQVAAFLRGSEHYELLPDDGANFNEIFMIVLFRAKKSSLNDELVQKINATRQMYVSGTSWKGEKAVRMAVSNWMVDVARDFRVVTSILNHVAEGKVFDINNC, encoded by the exons ATGAGCGACTTATTCAATCTCGACGTCCAGCGGACCCGTTTATCCCGCCGTCACGGCCCCGAGCCTGGCTCCGCTCCGGCACCTACTCTCCCCGAGTTATCTGCCATTCAGACCGCTGAAGCCAAGCTCCCTCGGCCTGATTCGGAGGACTACCTCCGAGGTGTCTCACAGGAAGATGTTGTACGACACATCATACGGGACATTATTCCCGCGTGTAACGGCCAGGGCAGTTCGTCCCGTTACTACGGTTTTGTCACTGGTGGTACTCTCCCTATTGCTGAGTGGGCAGACAACGTAGTCTCCCGCCTGGATCAGAATGTCCAGGTCCATCTGCCAGCGCAGACAATTGCAACTACATTGGAGGATGCAGCATTGGAGATGCTCGTTTCGCTACTGAGACTTGGAGATTGGAGAGGTCGCACCTTTACAACTGGAGCTACGGGCAGCAACGTTCTTGGACTTGCATGTGGACGCGAAGCCATCTTGGAGGAGCGCGGGCAGAGTATTGGTGAGGTCGGCTTGCTTGCGGCCTGTCTTTCTGCTGGTATCAGGGAGCTCCAGATCCTCACAAGTGCAGGCCACAGCTCCTTGTCTAAGGCAGCGAGTGTCGTCGGCTTCGGGCGAGGAGCTGTGAAGGAGCTGAGACTCAGCGACAGTGAGCCATGGAGATTGGACCTTGAGGCTTTGGAAAGAGAACTTCAGAAGAAAGACACCGCAAGTGTTATTGCATTAAGCGCTGGAGAGGTTAACACCGGGCGATATGCTTTAACGGGGGTTGAAGAGATGCGTAAAGTAAGGGAGTTGGCGGACAGGTATGGAGCTTGGATTCATGTCGATGGAG CCTTCGGTATCTTTGCTCGCGCTCTTCCCGAAGAGGACGATTATAAAATTCTTCGTAATCGTGTTGAAGGCATCGAGTTGGCAGACAGTATCACTGTTGACGGgcacaagcttctcaatgTC CCCTATGATTGTGGCATGTTCCTCACACGATCACCTGCTATCCTTCAGTCTGTCTTCACCAACCCCAATGCTGCATACCTGTCCACGGGAGGGGCGTCCACTATCCCCTCGCCTCTGAatgttggccttgagaacTCACGCCGTTTTCGTGCCCTTCCTGCGTATGCCGTTCTCCTCAGTGAAGGCCGACCAGGTATGGCGAATTTGCTGGCCAATATGACTGCTTTATCCCGCCAAGTCGCTGCGTTCTTGAGGGGCTCAGAGCACTACGAGCTACTCCCCGACGATGGTGCTAACTTCAACGAGATCTTCATGATTGTTCTTTTCCGTGCTAAAAAATCCAGTTTGAATGATGAGCTGGTTCAGAAGATCAACGCGACCAGGCAGATGTATGTGAGTGGTACAAGCTGGAAGGGAGAAAAGGCCGTGCGAATGGCTGTGTCCAACTGGATGGTGGATGTGGCCAGAGATTTCAGGGTGGTGACTTCTATCTTGAATCATGTGGCCGAGGGAAAGGTGTTCGACATTAACAACTGCTGA
- a CDS encoding cytochrome b5-like heme/steroid binding domain-containing protein, whose protein sequence is MSETYTTAEVGKHKDEANGFWLIVENDVYDVTKFIDEHPGGAKILKRWSGKNATKAFWKYHNEHVLEKYGKDLKIGAVGESAKL, encoded by the exons ATGTCCGAGACATATACTACCGCTGAGGTTGGAAAGCACAAGGATGAGGCCAACGGTTTCTGGCTCATCGTTGAGAATGACGTTTACGACGTGACCA AGTTCATCGATGAACACCCTGGTGGTGCTAAGATCCTGAAGCGCTGGTCTGGAAAGAACGCTACCAAGGCCTTCTGGAAGTACCACAACGAGCATGTCCTGGAAAAGTATGGCAAGGACCTCAAGATTGGCGCTGTTGGCGAGAGCGCCAAGCTATAG